One window of Akkermansia biwaensis genomic DNA carries:
- a CDS encoding phage protein Gp36 family protein, protein MLHWITLTADMLTEVIDRAELEAITAADTKGTVVPGIIQDVTAAVREAIAGNAANVMDLQSDTTIPRTLKPEALDMIAWRLLKRFAVSVSEDRDKANTAAHERLEAVRAGTHRVIAPDGRMPVPPGKRPYVQGPRPAYGSGAPGLFPSPGRGRGNKY, encoded by the coding sequence ATGCTCCACTGGATCACATTGACGGCGGACATGCTCACGGAGGTCATCGACCGCGCCGAGCTGGAGGCCATCACGGCCGCCGACACGAAGGGCACCGTCGTGCCCGGCATCATCCAGGACGTGACGGCAGCCGTGCGCGAGGCCATCGCGGGCAACGCCGCCAATGTGATGGACCTGCAGAGCGACACCACCATCCCGCGCACGCTCAAGCCGGAGGCCCTGGACATGATCGCCTGGCGTCTGCTCAAGCGGTTTGCGGTCTCGGTCTCCGAGGACCGGGATAAGGCCAACACAGCCGCCCACGAGCGGCTGGAGGCCGTCCGGGCCGGCACCCACCGGGTGATCGCTCCGGACGGCCGCATGCCCGTGCCTCCCGGCAAGCGTCCCTACGTCCAGGGACCGCGTCCCGCCTACGGCTCCGGAGCGCCGGGGTTGTTCCCGTCCCCTGGACGGGGGCGCGGGAACAAATACTAA
- a CDS encoding phage portal protein family protein translates to MIRRLYNYILHRKPHAEGVQRSLTTPDNPSQDSRPGMFGFLPLSELDKERRRQIERVCPLDYLSVDTVRRCLQECQLGAYAEQQWIWEQMEQYDPMLLTCLTKRDDALDKYDWSITVKPDLDDRDSLLAEAQQRTITDLCNAIVNMDEAITALSQASRRHYKFLQPYADSDGLHLLPIDNWLMCRDGYRGAWGYNPNAQFGRYRGETLPVPLDDLILRLHPRPIDMPAQMLVLNRSTTLAQWDVFLEHLGTPPAFFVLPADCSEDLRQLYIQAAARMLSAATGVIDHGADIKSVPVSQTSVDLFDRRYKVATEEIAMLTTAGKLTVMTESGSGTLAGGAQADGFADWAAGESSSIATVLTAQLVNRVLDEYHPGQPHLVEFTLSCVDKTTPDKEIANAAALRAAGYDIDDAEVSERTGWQVTAGVSSSQLYAIKAAGYVPQQQTMEGVVKMPLQPAPQETPYTLNSRRRDALTTLALHRSTTLWEPARRRLEEVVAHRLRDIDERLERVTLELLPLSPEEQAQLALMLQVPGEEEIVSTALQIARRLQVARDEGRRRAAAIDPSLATSTPARPLHGANSAKSDI, encoded by the coding sequence ATGATCAGACGACTCTACAACTACATCCTCCACCGCAAGCCCCATGCAGAGGGCGTGCAGAGGTCGCTCACGACTCCCGACAATCCCTCCCAGGACAGCAGGCCGGGCATGTTTGGATTTTTGCCCTTGTCCGAGCTGGACAAGGAGCGCCGCCGCCAGATTGAGCGCGTCTGCCCGCTGGACTACCTGAGCGTGGACACGGTGCGCCGCTGCCTGCAGGAGTGCCAGCTGGGAGCCTATGCTGAGCAGCAGTGGATCTGGGAGCAGATGGAGCAATACGATCCGATGCTGCTGACCTGCCTCACCAAGAGGGACGACGCTCTGGACAAGTACGACTGGTCCATCACCGTCAAGCCCGATCTGGACGACCGCGACAGCCTGCTGGCTGAGGCTCAGCAGCGCACCATTACCGACCTCTGCAACGCCATCGTCAACATGGACGAGGCCATCACCGCCTTGTCCCAGGCGTCCCGCCGCCACTACAAATTCTTGCAACCTTACGCCGACAGCGATGGGCTGCATCTGCTGCCTATCGACAACTGGCTGATGTGCCGGGACGGCTACCGTGGGGCATGGGGCTACAACCCCAACGCCCAGTTTGGCCGTTACCGGGGTGAGACTTTGCCCGTCCCGTTGGACGACCTCATCCTGCGCCTGCATCCCCGGCCCATCGACATGCCAGCCCAGATGCTGGTACTCAACCGCAGCACCACACTTGCCCAGTGGGACGTCTTCTTGGAGCATCTGGGCACTCCTCCGGCGTTTTTTGTCCTCCCGGCGGATTGCTCGGAGGACCTGCGCCAGCTATACATTCAGGCGGCGGCCAGGATGCTGTCCGCCGCCACCGGCGTCATCGACCATGGTGCCGACATCAAGTCCGTCCCTGTGTCCCAGACGAGCGTCGACCTGTTTGACCGCCGCTACAAGGTAGCCACCGAGGAGATCGCCATGCTGACCACGGCCGGCAAGCTGACCGTGATGACCGAGTCGGGCTCCGGCACGCTGGCGGGGGGAGCCCAGGCCGACGGGTTTGCCGACTGGGCGGCGGGCGAATCGTCCTCCATCGCCACCGTGCTGACGGCCCAGCTGGTCAACCGGGTGCTCGACGAGTACCACCCCGGCCAGCCGCACCTGGTGGAATTCACGCTCTCGTGCGTGGACAAGACCACGCCGGACAAGGAGATTGCCAACGCGGCCGCCCTGCGCGCCGCCGGCTACGACATCGACGACGCCGAGGTCAGCGAGCGCACCGGCTGGCAGGTGACTGCCGGGGTATCCTCCTCCCAGCTCTACGCCATCAAGGCCGCCGGCTACGTGCCCCAGCAGCAGACCATGGAGGGTGTCGTCAAGATGCCCCTGCAGCCCGCCCCCCAGGAGACGCCCTACACGCTCAACTCCCGCCGCCGCGACGCCCTCACCACCCTGGCTCTGCACCGCAGCACCACGCTCTGGGAGCCGGCCCGCCGCCGGCTGGAGGAGGTGGTCGCCCACCGTCTCCGGGACATCGACGAGCGCCTGGAGCGGGTCACGCTGGAGCTGCTGCCCCTCTCCCCGGAGGAGCAGGCCCAGCTGGCCCTGATGCTGCAGGTGCCCGGAGAGGAGGAGATCGTCTCCACGGCACTCCAGATTGCCCGACGCCTCCAGGTGGCCCGTGACGAGGGGAGACGCCGCGCGGCGGCCATTGACCCGTCTCTTGCCACATCCACCCCTGCACGACCCCTGCACGGCGCAAATTCAGCCAAATCCGATATATGA